The sequence gtcctgctcccctccccaggaGTTCTACGGCGACTACATTGCGGTGAACCCGCACGTCTTCTCCCTCAACCTCCTGGGCTGCTGTCGGGTAGGAACATGGCGAGTTGTCCTTGCATTGGGTAATGCACAGCCCTCATAAACCGGGGCCATGgggggctgctggaggggcCAGGCGAGGGGAATAGGCCTTGGCATGGAGAGGAACACCGGGGAGTTTGGGTTCAGCCCCTGGGTACCTGCTGCTCCAGTGCAGCTGTGCTTTCCTGTGGGACTTCAGGACTTAAAAACAAGGATGTGGGAAAGTTTGGGACCAATGCATCCATGTGAGGTGCAGCCTTTCCTTGCAGGGCCGCAGCTGGGACCCAGCTCAGCTCACCAGAACAACCCAGGGgctcactgctctgctgctgtccctgaaGAAGTGCCCCATGATCCGGTACCAGCTGTCCTCGGAGCCAGCAAAGCGCTTGGCCGAGTGCGTGAAGGTGAGAGGAACCCACAGCGCGTCCCTTTGGGATGAATTCAGCCTTGGTTGGTTTTTCACGTGTGGATCCACCGGGAGGAAACACCTGTTTTCAGCCAGTTCCTGTAAATTCCATCATTTACTTTGAGGCCCAGCAGTGGGCAGGTCATGTCCCGCTctgcttccagagcagcagctggagttctACAGCATTCCTGGGAGCAGTGTCCCAGTTCCCTGGGGCCTTCAGCTCCTCCCTGGCAGTGCAGACAAAGCAGCACGGTTGGGGTCTCACCCTCCCTTCCCTGTGTGCCTAAGTCCACACTGGAGACTTTTCCAGCCGCTCAAGtgggatttttcccatttctccacAGCAAGTGATCACGAAGGAGTATGAGCTGTTTGATTTCCGGCGCACCGAGgtccctcccctgctcctcatcctggaCCGGTCGGACGATGCCATCACCCCACTCCTGAACCAGGTGAGTCACGCCCAGGTGTgtcaggctggggcaggggtgggaatCCTGTAGCAGCTGGAGTTCTACACCTGGCAGGTCATGAGTTGGATGTAGGACTTGCTTCTGACCCCCAGTCCCTGCAAAATCCCTCTTTTATCCCCTGCCTAGGTTTTCCAGACCTGAGTGAGGGTTGTTTGTGCTGGCGTCAGTGGCTGATGGATGCAGCACCCTGGAAAATAGGGCCACTGGCACTTCTGTGTGGCTTCTGGAGCCCCAGTGCTTTGTAGGGCCTTTCCCAAGGGTTGTTTGTGtgggcagcacacagctgtCGAGTGACCTTGCCCTGCTGAGTCTCCCTCTATTATTGATAGatttgctgggagctgttggATTTATTTGTTccatgctgtgctgcagatCCTGGCAGGATCTGTTGGTCTCCCTTCATTTCTGTGAGGTTCCCTTGGAACCTGGGGATCAGGACCTGCACCTGGGTGGGatcagcagccccagagctgctgtaaCACCGGTTCTGCAGGAACTGGAGGTGACATCTGTGTCACAGAGGGGTGTGGCTGTCAGACCAGCTCACACCTGGTTTGTGGTGTTTAGgactgtgctcagcactgggtGGTATCTGCTGTTCAGGATTTCCTATCTCAAAGAGATTCCTGGGGATGTAAATGGAGTGTTGGGCATGGCAGGGCTGTGATCAGCTGTCACTGTTCTCTCTGGGTTATTATTAGACTTTTCaggataaaaatagaaatgcctGATGTGCAGAAATTCTCCTGCCAGTGGAGCATGTAGGGAATTGTGCAGTGGAACTGTGGGACCTCTCCTTGCCCAGGAAGAAAGTTGGGGGATTTGGTGGCCAACAGAGGTTTTGGAACAGGAATGTTAATCCCCATCCCTCTTCAGTCTCTTTTGAAGGTACCTATAAGAATTCCTGAtctggtgggaggtgtccctgccatgaaCAGGATGGGTTTAATgtcccttgcaacccaaaccatcccatgatACTGTGATTCTGGAATGGCCCTGGAGGGGGGCAGTTTCCCTCTGCACTGTGTCCCCATCTGACGATTTATCAgtgatgtttattttcattggaATGTCCTGGCTGGTTTGAGGGATGCACTCCCAGACTCTGCTGTGTGTCCTGgggtagcagcagcagctctggctgggttCAGCTGAAGTCCATTGatttcccagtgctgtgtctCACCAAGGTCATCCCTTTGCCTTCCTCTGTCCCCTGGCAGTGGACGTACCAGGCCATGGTCCACGAGCTGCTGGGGATCAACAACAACCGCATCGACCTGTCCCGGGTGCCAGGGATCAGCAAGGACCTGCGGGAGGTCGTCCTGTCCGCTGAGAACGATGAGTTCTACGCCAATGTAGGTGTCGCAGGGGGGGCTTTGCCTGCTCCCAGATCTGGGAGTTTGCCATGGGAAAGGAGCTTCTTGATGACTTTGAGCTTCAGGGTGGGGATGTGCCATTTGTGACCGTCGGTGTGCAGCACCAGTGACATCTGACATGAGAGAACATGTCCTGTTTGTAGTTTGATTTCAAACCGTGCTGCAGGTTTTGGGGGATGGAGCCaccttctcccagctgctcaAGGATCTTCCTTGGCCAAGACTCTCAAGTAAGtttccctctgcttcccatCTTGTTCCACACAGAACATGTACCTGAACTTCGCTGAGATTGGCACCAACATCAAGAACCTGATGGAGGATTTCCAGAGGAGGAAgccaaaggagcagcagaagctggagtCCATTGCGGATATGAAGGTATGGACAAAGTTcaccccagctgtgtcccatcCTTCAGTGTTAAGAGTAAATAAAAAGTACATCCCTCCCAGAAATCTCCTGGTAATGAGAGAAATCCTGTGGGCTCCTGGGATCAAGGTGTCTGATTCTCTGCACACCTGCACAAGGCTTGGATTGCTGGGAATTTGTACAGTTTATGGCTGGCTGCACCTATCTTctgtctcctgcttttccctggaagcacctactgcctcagtttcccatcACAGGCCTTTGTGGAGAACTACCCTCAGTTCAAGAAGATGTCAGGCACGGTGTCCAAGCACGTGACAGTGGTGGGGGAACTGTCACGGCTCGTGGCGGAGCGGAACCTGCTGGAGGTGTCAGaggtggagcaggagctggcctGCCAGAGTGACCATTCCAGTGCCCTCCAGGTACTCATCCTGGCTCTGGATTGGGAGGGGTGGGTTTCATCCCGTCACTCCCCTGGGAGTGAGGATTTGCTGCTGGGAGGCAGTGGGAGCTCTGTATGGATACCCTGTGGGGAGGGACACTGGATGTGGAATTGCTCTTCGGTGCTCAGCTCAGATGGGAATGAGTCATCGTTAATAACTGGCTTGAGAAGCATCTTTGCAAATGCTGTCCTTACATCCCACAATCCAACATTCTTTCATTATATTCAGCCAGTTGTCTTCTGGCAGGAACCCAGATAAAACAACCTCAGATACTATGCAGGAGCTGTTGTGTTTGTTGGGCAGGAGAAGAGCTGGAATCCATGGAATTGTctttatcaatttttttaagaaaaaccaCTGGAAAGGGTCTTAGATCCAAGATTTCTTTGGCAGAGAggcctggaaaagctggagaggCTCTGTGTCAGCTGAACGTGGCCCCTTGTGCCGTGACCAGAGCAGGGTCTGGCAGAGTCAGTGGTGATGCGTTTGGGCTGGTGTTCAACAGCAGCATTGGGACGGggctggctcagagcagggttGGAGCAGCCACTTCTGAGAAATGATTCCTTGATTTTCGGTAGCAGAGGGGGATTCCCAACATGTAACAGACCCTTGCGTGGCACTGGGGAGGCAGAAGGactgggaaatgaggaaaagcatCTCCAGCAGGTTTGAGATCAGTTTCTTCCCCACCTCTGTAACTCTGAATAGCAGGTGGGGGCTGAGGAGATAGCCCTGGACTGTCCCCAGAGGTAGAATGTGCTCCCATCCCCTGAGCTGATGCTTCCCTATGGACCAGCGAGTGCAGGGATGGGCTTCCATAGCTGGTGTCTGGCAGGATTTACATGGCTGAGTGTGGAACTGGGAATGCAGCCAGAAATGTGTTTGCTGGAAGCAGCCTCTGAGGTCCTCACGCTGTATCACTGTCTCAGCTCAGGTTGTTGCAGTTTAAAAGTCAAATATTCCCAGTCTGCTCCCTCCTATGCCATGAGCCATGATTTTTGATGGAATATACGCATAGCACGGAGCTGGTGCCAGGTGAATCCTGGTGTTCCTGGGGTCGCCTTGGTCTTGCTCTACAGAAAGTGTTTCTGTAGTTCTAGAGCAGAAatgctgcctcagtttccttccagccctgtgcctgAAGAGCCCTGTTTTATTGCCAGCAGCTGAAGCCACTGGAAGATATGCTTGGAAGTAAATCCCTGTCAGTGGGATCTttgtccctgcagccaccctgccttgggctgtccctgctgcgGCTCCCAatggctgcaggaggggcaAGGCCAGGGcacaagaagcagcagccagagcccgGAATAAGAGTGGAATTGTTCTCCCTTGATGTCACTTCAGGGATTGTTGGCTATCTTGTGGCCTTGGGCTCCCCAGTCCAGGACATTTGAGTTCTTCCTCCCCTGGGCTCTCATTAACCCTGACACAGTGCATGAGCCCTGGGAGCTGAATGGAGGGTTGGAATCCCGGCTCCTCCCATGGACAATGGCTGTTCTGTTCTCTGCTTCCCACTGgtcctgccagcacaggaacCTCCCTGGGGCTCTGGCCTTCCCCTCACAGGTGAATTCCTGACCTTGAAATTCCTCTTGATCCTCCTCACAGCCAGGATTTTATGCTGTGTTTTTGTCACTAGTCAGCATCAGTCAAATAGATGCCAACAAACATCTGGGCCAGGGTGATGAATCCAGCAGCAGATCAGGAGTGGTAACAGATCCCTGCTCTTCCCTATAACTGGAATCTCTGTTTCCATACTTTAATTCCTTCCCTCCTTTGCTTCCAAATGTGCAGCTTATTCCTCCACATCTCACATCCAAAGGTTTGATTGATGCCTCTGCCTTGCACCTTCCAAAAAGGAAATGGAGTTTGAGGGATTGCctgaggggttttttggagCCGGTATAGTGGTGGAACCAGTGGGGTGGCTCTGCTGAAGCTGGAGGGACCCAGGCAGAGCTTGGAGGTGTCTGAAAGTGCCTGTGCACAACttccccctcctgcagcaccacaaGGGGCTCAGGACCCATCTGAGGTGGGTTGtgaattcccagctccatggaAAGATCCAAACCCAAATTGTACTCCAGTAAATCCACCTGTGGAACACCTGAGGAGCCAGGCTGTGGGGTTTATGCTGCAATTGGATTCTCTTGCATTGCTCCTGTGGCAGTGTTGTTGCTGGGCAGCAACACCAGTGGAACCAGTCTGATAAGTGACTGATAAGTGACACTGATAAGACAGTGACACAGTGAAGGCAGTCTGACTCggggttagggttagggttagggtgCCCCTGCGGGCACCGGGGCAGTCCCTGATGTGCCGTGTGTCCCGCAGAGCGTGCGGCGGCTGCTGCAGAGCCCGCGGGTGTCGGAGCTGGACGCGGCTCGGCTGGTGATGCTCTACGCGCTGCGCTATGAACGCCACGGCAGCAGCGGCCTCCCGGcactgctggaggagctgcgCAGCCGTGGCGGCACCGACAGGTACCGCAAGGTAACCCCGGGCTGGGGCAGGACTGGACAGGTACCGCAAGGTAAccccgggcagggcaggagtgGACAGGTACCGCAAGGTAAccccgggcagggcaggagtgGACAGGTACCGCAAGGTAACCCCGGGCTGGGGCAGGACTGGACAGGTACCGCAAGGTAAccccgggcagggcaggagtgGACAGGTACCGCAAGGTAATCCCGGGGCGGGGCAGGAGCAAGCAGCCCCAGTGTATTCATAGACAGGATGGGGGAATCCCTGCTCTTTGGGGTGAAACCTGCCTACTCCAGGTCAGCCCAGGGCTATGTTATTGCACAGAACCCTGAGCTCCGCTGGGACCTGTGGGTGTGGctttaaaaggtgttttaaataattgaatttatttccatttcctaaATCAGTGATGTTGGGGGTTGGactccagagatcccttccacTCCTGACTAGTCTTTGATTCTGTAATGTTATGAAGGATTTAATAATGAAGGGACGGCAGGAGCCTGCTGGGAGGAGGAGTGTGGCACATACATGGGCCTGGGATgtgcttcctttcttcttttcctcccccacttttcccagcttctgcagcacaggcagtggctgcagtgaagggctggggatggagaggagctggcagggagggaacagGCGAtggtgccaggagcagctggggaggaggtggaggagcgGGATGATGTCACCTCGTGTGGAGGAGCTGATGTCGCTGCTGCAGGCGATGGAGATGAAGCCTCTCCTCAAGCAGGAGGGTCGGGGTGGGCTGGGGGTCatgggggtgctgctgctctgtcccctcaCCTCCATGTGCTGTTCCATTGGGATCCTCTCCGTGGCTCCTTGTCCCTGTTCCACACCTCCAGGAGGTGTCTGCAGTGactcctcagcacagcctggagctgttcccaggCTGACAGGgctcctgccctctccctgcacagctggtgTCCGCCGTGGTGGAGTATGGAGGGAAGCGGGTCCGAGGCAGTGACCTGTTCAGCCCCAAGGATGCCGTGGCCATCACCAAGCAGTTCCTCAAAGGCCTGAAGGTACCGAGCTGCCTTGGGGAAACGAGGAGACAGTCTCAAGGAaaactgcagggctggcaggaatGCTGTGGGCTGCTGGCTCAGGACTGGGGTTTCACAGTGAGGGCAGTGGTTTCAGGGTGTGATTCcactgagcagcagtgctggagagctTCTCAATCCCAAATTCAGGGGTAGTACCTACTGTGCCTCTACTGATCCTCCTTCCTTGCTGGACGACTTCCTAAAgagcttttctcctgctgcagggcattGAGAATGTGTACAcccagcaccagcccc is a genomic window of Parus major isolate Abel chromosome 25LG2, Parus_major1.1, whole genome shotgun sequence containing:
- the VPS45 gene encoding vacuolar protein sorting-associated protein 45 isoform X3, yielding MNAVLAVRQYVSKMIEDSGPGMKVLLMDRETTGAVSVVYTQSEILQREVYLFERLDSPNREPMKHLKAICFLRPTKENVELLVQELRRPKYSVYFIYFSNVISKSDVKALAEADEQEVVAEVQEFYGDYIAVNPHVFSLNLLGCCRGRSWDPAQLTRTTQGLTALLLSLKKCPMIRYQLSSEPAKRLAECVKQVITKEYELFDFRRTEVPPLLLILDRSDDAITPLLNQWTYQAMVHELLGINNNRIDLSRVPGISKDLREVVLSAENDEFYANNMYLNFAEIGTNIKNLMEDFQRRKPKEQQKLESIADMKAFVENYPQFKKMSGTVSKHVTVVGELSRLVAERNLLEVSEVEQELACQSDHSSALQSVRRLLQSPRVSELDAARLVMLYALRYERHGSSGLPALLEELRSRGGTDRYRKVTPGWGRTGQVPQGNPGQGRSGQVPQGNPGAGQEQAAPVYS
- the VPS45 gene encoding vacuolar protein sorting-associated protein 45 isoform X2 yields the protein MNAVLAVRQYVSKMIEDSGPGMKVLLMDRETTGAVSVVYTQSEILQREVYLFERLDSPNREPMKHLKAICFLRPTKENVELLVQELRRPKYSVYFIYFSNVISKSDVKALAEADEQEVVAEVQEFYGDYIAVNPHVFSLNLLGCCRGRSWDPAQLTRTTQGLTALLLSLKKCPMIRYQLSSEPAKRLAECVKQVITKEYELFDFRRTEVPPLLLILDRSDDAITPLLNQWTYQAMVHELLGINNNRIDLSRVPGISKDLREVVLSAENDEFYANNMYLNFAEIGTNIKNLMEDFQRRKPKEQQKLESIADMKAFVENYPQFKKMSGTVSKHVTVVGELSRLVAERNLLEVSEVEQELACQSDHSSALQSVRRLLQSPRVSELDAARLVMLYALRYERHGSSGLPALLEELRSRGGTDRYRKVTPGRAGVDRYRKVTPGRAGVDRYRKVTPGWGRTGQVPQGNPGQGRSGQVPQGNPGAGQEQAAPVYS
- the VPS45 gene encoding vacuolar protein sorting-associated protein 45 isoform X1 encodes the protein MNAVLAVRQYVSKMIEDSGPGMKVLLMDRETTGAVSVVYTQSEILQREVYLFERLDSPNREPMKHLKAICFLRPTKENVELLVQELRRPKYSVYFIYFSNVISKSDVKALAEADEQEVVAEVQEFYGDYIAVNPHVFSLNLLGCCRGRSWDPAQLTRTTQGLTALLLSLKKCPMIRYQLSSEPAKRLAECVKQVITKEYELFDFRRTEVPPLLLILDRSDDAITPLLNQWTYQAMVHELLGINNNRIDLSRVPGISKDLREVVLSAENDEFYANNMYLNFAEIGTNIKNLMEDFQRRKPKEQQKLESIADMKAFVENYPQFKKMSGTVSKHVTVVGELSRLVAERNLLEVSEVEQELACQSDHSSALQSVRRLLQSPRVSELDAARLVMLYALRYERHGSSGLPALLEELRSRGGTDRYRKLVSAVVEYGGKRVRGSDLFSPKDAVAITKQFLKGLKGIENVYTQHQPLLQETLDQLIKGKLKDSQYPYLGPNTLRDRPQDIIVFLIGGATYEEALAVFNLNRSNPGVRIVLGGTTIHNTRSFLEEVTATGFRGRSTDSSQVPPRSSSRR